The following are encoded together in the Malaya genurostris strain Urasoe2022 chromosome 3, Malgen_1.1, whole genome shotgun sequence genome:
- the LOC131437725 gene encoding uncharacterized protein LOC131437725, translated as MNCSCTAQKCPHLEYIRALLETTDTCQAEELTPECGRSFYWQRLRKIVCYAVTALEIVIYFWLTMTKAALLFWLRLLDSNSYYWVGFLVFASALISSLPGVRGSMSLEVGPSAVDGTVAEKSLSTALIVIR; from the exons ATGAATTGTTCCTGTACGGCTCAAAAATGTCCTCATCTTGAGTATATTCGAGCACTTCTAGAAACTACCGATACGTGCCAGGCGGAAGAGCTCACGCCAGAATGCGGAAGGAGTTTTTATTGGCAGCGACTTAGGAAAATTGTTTGCTACGCTGTAACAGCACTGGAAATCGTCATATACTTCTGGTTAACGATGACCAAGGCCGCCCTGCTGTTCTGGCTTCGTCTGCTTGACTCCAACAG CTACTATTGGGTGGGATTTTTGGTGTTTGCAAGTGCACTGATCTCTTCGCTGCCGGGGGTTCGTGGTTCAATGTCACTGGAAGTCGGTCCGTCTGCTGTTGATGGAACTGTGGCAGAAAAATCTTTGAGTACGGCACTAATTGTTATTAGGTAG